Proteins from a single region of Mycobacteriales bacterium:
- a CDS encoding copper transporter produces MVNFRYHVVSLVAVFLALAAGLLLGSTISRVPVAVVSTPGPVSGLRAQISELTAELDSAGRFSAGVAPFAVAGRLSGQSVAVVSAPGVVGTVRGQVESMLRRAGAVVTTDIVLTSSWLDPNQDTLLGALAARLGGPPGGTSDTGAERAASQLASVLVQRPGARARTATDLPTSLAAYQEGRLLTVSAGGQTAASLAVLLVAAPGPTSSSVSTQDLLSLVEALDVRGSGAVLAGPVSAASDPGVLAAARAGGLATPVTTVDSIEAPPGQVALVLALAGRLAGQIGNYGTGPGSGGPLPPAK; encoded by the coding sequence ATGGTCAACTTCCGCTATCACGTCGTATCGCTCGTCGCGGTCTTCCTCGCGCTCGCCGCCGGCCTCCTGCTCGGTTCGACGATCAGCCGAGTTCCGGTTGCGGTCGTTTCCACGCCAGGTCCGGTCTCCGGACTGCGGGCGCAGATCTCCGAGTTGACGGCCGAGCTGGACTCCGCTGGGCGGTTCTCCGCCGGCGTGGCCCCGTTTGCGGTCGCCGGTCGGCTCTCCGGTCAGTCGGTGGCCGTCGTGAGCGCGCCGGGCGTCGTCGGCACGGTACGTGGCCAGGTCGAGTCGATGCTGCGCCGGGCCGGTGCGGTCGTGACCACGGACATCGTGTTGACTTCGTCCTGGTTGGACCCCAACCAGGACACCCTGCTCGGCGCGCTCGCCGCACGGCTCGGCGGACCTCCCGGCGGGACCTCCGACACCGGCGCGGAGCGCGCCGCTTCCCAGTTGGCTTCGGTGCTCGTTCAGCGCCCGGGCGCCCGGGCGCGAACCGCCACCGACCTCCCGACTAGCCTCGCCGCCTACCAGGAGGGCCGTCTGCTCACCGTGTCCGCCGGTGGGCAGACCGCGGCGTCGCTCGCCGTCCTGCTCGTCGCCGCCCCCGGTCCGACCTCCTCCAGCGTGTCGACTCAGGACCTGCTGTCGCTGGTCGAGGCCCTCGACGTCCGGGGCTCCGGAGCGGTTCTCGCGGGTCCGGTCAGCGCCGCCAGCGACCCCGGCGTGCTGGCCGCGGCCCGCGCGGGGGGCCTCGCCACGCCGGTCACCACTGTGGATTCGATCGAGGCGCCCCCGGGTCAGGTGGCCCTGGTCCTCGCCCTGGCCGGACGGTTGGCCGGCCAGATCGGGAACTATGGCACGGGACCCGGTTCCGGCGGCCCGTTGCCTCCGGCGAAGTAG